From a single Opisthocomus hoazin isolate bOpiHoa1 chromosome 6, bOpiHoa1.hap1, whole genome shotgun sequence genomic region:
- the LBX1 gene encoding transcription factor LBX1 encodes MTSKEEPKPSSGEERRRSPLDHLPPPANSNKPLTPFSIEDILNKPSVRRSYTLCGTAHLLSAAEKHPPAGLPLSGRALLSQTSPLCALEELASKTFKGLEVSVLQAAEGRDGMTIFGQRQTPKKRRKSRTAFTNHQIYELEKRFLYQKYLSPADRDQIAQQLGLTNAQVITWFQNRRAKLKRDLEEMKADVESAKKLGPNPAVDIVALAELEPSAEGRGKARSGSPPPPPPAAAREPGAPPPPRPASPPTERPRSRRDSEEEEEEEEEDVEIDVDD; translated from the exons AAGAAGAACCCAAGCCCTCCTCGGGGGAAGAACGGCGGCGGAGCCCCTTGGATCACCTCCCACCTCCGGCCAACTCCAACAAGCCCCTCACTCCCTTCAGCATCGAGGACATCCTCAACAAGCCCTCGGTGCGGAGGAGTTACACCCTCTGCGGAACGGCCCACCTCCTCTCCGCCGCCGAGAAGCACCCCCCGGCCGGGCTCCCCCTCTCCGGCCGGGCTCTGCTCTCCCAAACCTCGCCCCTCTGCGCCCTGGAAGAGCTGGCCAGCAAGACATTCAAGGGGCTGGAAGTCAGCGTGCTGCAGGCGGCCGAAG GCAGGGACGGGATGACGATCTTCGGGCAGCGGCAAACGCCGAAGAAGCGTCGAAAGTCTCGGACGGCCTTCACCAACCACCAGATCTACGAGCTGGAGAAGCGGTTCCTCTACCAAAAATACCTGTCCCCGGCGGACCGGGACCAGATCGCCCAGCAGCTGGGGCTCACCAACGCCCAGGTCATCACCTGGTTCCAGAACCGCCGCGCCAAGCTCAAGCGAGACCTGGAGGAGATGAAGGCCGACGTGGAATCGGCCAAGAAGCTGGGCCCCAACCCCGCCGTGGACATCGTGGCCTTGGCCGAGCTGGAGCCCAGCGCCGAGGGAAGGGGCAAAGCGCGGTCCGgttccccgccgccgcccccccccgccgccgcccgggagcCCGGcgccccccctccgccccgccccgcctcgccccccaCGGAGCGGCCCCGCAGTCGCCGggacagcgaggaggaggaggaggaggaggaggaggacgtggaGATCGACGTGGATGACTGA